A window of Corallococcus macrosporus DSM 14697 contains these coding sequences:
- a CDS encoding cupin domain-containing protein, with product MDVKHLSSFQDFSPEKLLKHTVFQSGRFFLDVYCLQSGQAQKPHRHATSDKVYVVLDGRCRFRVGAEEEVHGPGAAIYAPAGAEHGVTNDGPEAARLLVLMTPPPEHA from the coding sequence ATGGATGTGAAGCACCTGTCGTCCTTCCAGGACTTCTCCCCGGAGAAGCTCCTGAAGCACACCGTCTTCCAGTCCGGCCGTTTCTTCCTGGACGTGTACTGCCTCCAGTCGGGGCAGGCGCAGAAGCCCCACCGCCATGCCACGTCGGACAAGGTGTATGTCGTCCTGGACGGGCGCTGCCGGTTTCGCGTGGGGGCCGAAGAGGAAGTCCACGGCCCTGGTGCCGCCATTTATGCCCCCGCGGGCGCCGAGCACGGCGTCACCAATGACGGCCCCGAGGCCGCCCGCCTCCTCGTTCTGATGACCCCGCCCCCGGAGCATGCATGA
- a CDS encoding aminomethyltransferase family protein: MEPLSLHFLHEKAGARFGAVGGRETVAGYGDVEAEYRAAKTSAVLHDASYRETLRITGEDRVSFLHGMVTQEVNNLPVGTAAYAAMLTAKGAMVADARILKRETDLLLDLEPGTGAKVREFLDKYLISEDAELHEATGELALLRLLGPRTAEVLSAALGSPHAPLSHLAARAVTLAGQEVWLLGNAATDAHGVDVWAPRAGLEAVWRALMEAGAPLGVKPLGFEALELLRVEAGVPRYGQDMVDTTIPLEANLASAISYNKGCYIGQEVIARATFRGHMNRKLTGLLLGDVDVAPGAELRRGEKKVGWLTSVVRSPVAGQRVALGYVHRDSLEPGTELTVAAGPATVKVASLPFSA, translated from the coding sequence ATGGAACCGCTGTCTCTGCATTTTCTTCACGAGAAGGCGGGCGCCCGCTTCGGCGCAGTGGGCGGCCGGGAAACCGTGGCCGGGTATGGAGACGTGGAGGCAGAGTACCGGGCGGCGAAGACGTCCGCAGTCCTCCATGATGCCTCCTACCGCGAAACCCTCCGAATCACTGGAGAGGACCGGGTCTCCTTCCTACACGGGATGGTCACCCAGGAGGTGAACAACCTGCCCGTGGGCACCGCGGCCTACGCCGCCATGCTTACCGCCAAGGGGGCCATGGTGGCGGATGCCCGCATCCTCAAGCGGGAGACGGACCTGCTGCTGGACCTGGAGCCCGGCACCGGCGCCAAGGTACGGGAGTTCCTGGACAAATACCTCATCTCCGAGGACGCCGAGCTGCACGAGGCCACGGGGGAGCTGGCCCTGCTCCGGCTGCTCGGGCCCCGGACGGCGGAGGTCCTGTCGGCCGCCCTGGGCAGCCCCCATGCGCCGCTGTCCCACCTCGCCGCCCGCGCGGTGACGCTGGCGGGCCAGGAGGTGTGGCTGCTGGGGAACGCCGCCACGGACGCCCACGGGGTGGACGTGTGGGCGCCACGCGCCGGGCTGGAGGCCGTCTGGCGGGCCCTGATGGAGGCCGGCGCCCCCCTCGGCGTGAAGCCCCTGGGCTTCGAGGCCCTGGAGCTGCTGCGCGTGGAGGCCGGCGTGCCCCGGTACGGCCAGGACATGGTGGACACCACCATCCCGCTGGAGGCCAACCTAGCGAGCGCCATCTCCTACAACAAGGGCTGCTACATCGGGCAGGAGGTCATCGCCCGGGCCACCTTCCGCGGCCACATGAACCGCAAGCTGACGGGCCTCTTGCTGGGCGACGTGGACGTGGCCCCCGGCGCCGAGCTGCGTCGCGGGGAGAAGAAGGTGGGCTGGCTGACCAGCGTGGTGCGGTCGCCCGTCGCCGGGCAGCGGGTGGCCCTGGGCTACGTGCACCGGGACTCGCTGGAGCCGGGCACCGAGCTGACCGTGGCGGCGGGGCCCGCCACCGTGAAGGTGGCGTCGCTCCCCTTCTCCGCGTGA
- the maiA gene encoding maleylacetoacetate isomerase, translating into MKGLRLYSYWRSSASWRVRIGLHLKGLAFDYAPVHLVKDGGEQHGAAYRALNPMRTLPTLEWTEADGSVRRLSQSLPVLEYLEERFPTPALLPADAYLRARTRMLAEMVNSGIQPLQNLSVMQRLKQELHADDKAWSAYWNARGLEALEAAVQPTVGRFCIGDAVTLADVCLVPQLYGARRFGVDLAPYPTLLRIEAECQALPAFQAAQPDRQPDAVPA; encoded by the coding sequence ATGAAGGGGCTGCGGCTCTACAGCTACTGGCGCTCGTCGGCGTCGTGGCGGGTGCGCATCGGCCTGCACCTCAAGGGCCTGGCGTTCGACTACGCGCCGGTGCACCTGGTGAAGGACGGCGGCGAGCAGCACGGCGCCGCGTACCGGGCGCTCAACCCCATGCGCACGCTGCCCACGCTGGAGTGGACGGAGGCGGACGGCTCGGTGCGCCGCCTGTCCCAGTCCCTGCCGGTGCTGGAGTACCTGGAGGAGCGCTTCCCCACGCCCGCGCTGCTGCCCGCGGACGCGTACCTGCGCGCCCGGACCCGGATGCTGGCGGAGATGGTGAACTCCGGCATCCAGCCCCTGCAGAACCTGTCCGTGATGCAGCGCCTGAAGCAGGAGCTGCACGCGGATGACAAGGCGTGGTCGGCCTACTGGAACGCGCGGGGCCTGGAGGCGCTGGAGGCGGCGGTGCAGCCCACGGTGGGGCGCTTCTGCATCGGGGACGCGGTGACGCTCGCGGACGTGTGCCTGGTGCCGCAGCTCTACGGCGCGCGCCGCTTCGGCGTGGACCTGGCGCCGTACCCCACGCTGCTGCGCATCGAGGCCGAGTGCCAGGCGCTGCCCGCCTTCCAGGCCGCCCAGCCCGACCGGCAGCCGGACGCGGTGCCCGCCTGA
- a CDS encoding fumarylacetoacetate hydrolase family protein, with the protein MKLATLKDGTRDGRLIVVKRDNSAYALATNVALTLQAALDDWEVKEPQLRALDAQLEAGTVQSRPLDVSALHAPLPRAYEWVDGSAYLNHVILVRKARGAEPPETLKTDPLVYQGGSGDFLAPTADIPLADEAWGLDFEGEVCAILGDTPQGTKAEDAAPHVKLLMLANDVSLRNLIPNELAKGFGFFQSKPATAFSPFAVTPDELGEAWRDGRIHLRLRSVLNGQQVGDTDAGPEMHFSFFDLIQHLCKTRSYTAGTILGSGTVSNADRERGISCLAERRMIETIEQGGPKTPFMKPGDTIDIEMFDAEGRSVFGRIAQKVVRKS; encoded by the coding sequence TTGAAGCTCGCGACGCTCAAGGACGGAACCCGTGACGGCCGCCTCATCGTCGTCAAGCGGGACAACTCGGCCTATGCGCTGGCCACCAACGTGGCGCTCACGCTGCAAGCCGCGCTGGATGACTGGGAGGTGAAGGAGCCGCAGCTCCGCGCGCTCGACGCCCAGTTGGAGGCGGGCACGGTGCAGAGCCGGCCGCTGGACGTCAGCGCCCTGCACGCGCCGCTGCCGCGCGCCTATGAGTGGGTGGACGGCAGCGCGTACCTCAACCACGTCATCCTGGTGCGCAAGGCGCGCGGCGCCGAGCCCCCGGAGACGCTGAAGACGGACCCGCTGGTGTACCAGGGCGGCTCCGGCGACTTCCTGGCGCCTACCGCCGACATCCCGCTGGCCGACGAGGCCTGGGGCCTGGACTTCGAGGGCGAGGTCTGCGCCATCCTGGGCGACACGCCGCAGGGCACCAAGGCGGAGGACGCGGCCCCGCACGTCAAGCTGCTGATGCTGGCCAACGACGTGTCGCTGCGCAACCTCATCCCCAACGAGCTGGCCAAGGGCTTCGGCTTCTTCCAGAGCAAGCCGGCCACGGCCTTCAGCCCCTTCGCGGTGACGCCGGACGAGCTGGGCGAGGCCTGGCGCGACGGGCGCATCCACCTGCGGCTGCGCTCGGTGCTCAACGGGCAGCAGGTGGGGGACACGGACGCGGGGCCGGAGATGCACTTCTCCTTCTTCGACCTCATCCAGCACCTGTGCAAGACGCGCAGCTACACGGCGGGCACCATCCTGGGCAGCGGCACGGTGTCCAACGCGGACCGCGAGCGCGGCATCTCCTGCCTCGCCGAGCGCCGGATGATTGAGACGATTGAGCAGGGCGGGCCCAAGACGCCCTTCATGAAGCCGGGTGACACCATCGACATCGAGATGTTCGACGCCGAGGGCCGCAGCGTGTTCGGCCGCATCGCGCAGAAGGTGGTGCGGAAGTCATGA
- a CDS encoding STAS/SEC14 domain-containing protein: MPFQITVHAQDRILEVVYPPQVTTAALAEYLADVKKAITDLDGEWSALVDQSQLRVMPSDVVTAMASLNAFAQLHGMKRSARVVTDAPSGLQAWRMTKRAMLSIPTRTFETRGEALQWLRDPDAD; the protein is encoded by the coding sequence ATGCCATTCCAGATCACCGTTCACGCGCAGGACCGCATCCTCGAGGTTGTCTACCCCCCGCAAGTCACGACCGCGGCCCTGGCCGAGTACCTGGCCGACGTGAAGAAGGCCATCACCGACCTGGATGGTGAGTGGTCCGCCCTGGTGGACCAGTCCCAGCTCCGGGTGATGCCCAGCGACGTGGTGACGGCCATGGCCAGCCTCAACGCCTTCGCCCAGCTCCACGGCATGAAGCGCTCCGCCCGGGTCGTCACTGACGCCCCCTCCGGGCTCCAGGCCTGGCGCATGACGAAGCGGGCCATGCTGAGCATCCCCACCCGCACCTTCGAGACGCGGGGGGAGGCCCTCCAGTGGCTGCGCGACCCCGACGCGGACTGA
- a CDS encoding serine protease has translation MRIPRTDARRKLLGALLCTFSVAACGPATEGEPAGSGSAEQPVVYGNDDRMDVYEHPDATLRQYAMQASAVMVDPYEIDDSDPNNVVFTSPTLGEWVNLCSGQRFIDDPSPGYCSGTLIDDDLLLTAGHCVTGAADCRDFKWAFNFFRPAQNVLQTMTTQDIFGCKEIVVRKEQTIGGRELDYAIIRLDRSAAPRFTPAPVRRSNTGLEVGTSVAVIGSGSGIPLKIDSGGKVRTSRASTMDYFIATTDTFGGNSGSAVYDMTDHTIAGILVRGATDYVYQGSCRVVNVCAETGCSGEDITYVNPAVDEFCASHSSVRLCDSTPPPQTSFDFTASDTANATVNTTRHTVELTAGQSLTVGTCGVTGASATGDTWLRVNGPSGTEIASSDDGCAEGRGSYVTLTAGAAGAYEIIAGCFSDTACSGTVAWSIGTATPPASSGTFSYSSVNSNSARQNTTNEDVTLTAGQRIAFGTCNVAGASGTGDSFLRLYNAAGAQVKFNDDGAGCGSLSHATYTVPANAGGTYQLRAGCYGNTSCSGTVGWSIQ, from the coding sequence ATGCGTATCCCCCGGACCGACGCCCGCAGGAAGCTGCTCGGCGCGCTGTTGTGTACCTTCTCCGTCGCGGCCTGTGGCCCGGCCACGGAGGGCGAGCCGGCTGGCAGCGGTTCCGCCGAGCAGCCCGTCGTCTATGGCAACGACGACCGGATGGACGTGTACGAGCACCCCGACGCCACCTTGCGGCAGTACGCCATGCAGGCCAGCGCCGTCATGGTCGACCCGTACGAGATTGACGACTCGGACCCCAACAACGTCGTCTTCACCAGCCCCACCCTGGGCGAGTGGGTCAACCTCTGCTCGGGCCAGCGCTTCATCGACGACCCGTCGCCGGGCTACTGCTCGGGCACGCTCATCGACGATGACCTCCTGCTGACCGCCGGCCACTGCGTGACGGGCGCCGCCGACTGCCGGGACTTCAAGTGGGCCTTCAACTTCTTCCGCCCCGCCCAGAACGTCCTGCAGACCATGACCACGCAGGACATCTTCGGCTGCAAGGAGATTGTCGTGCGGAAGGAGCAGACCATCGGTGGCCGCGAGCTGGACTACGCCATCATCCGGCTGGACCGCTCGGCGGCGCCGCGCTTCACCCCCGCGCCCGTCCGCCGGAGCAACACGGGCCTGGAGGTGGGCACCAGCGTGGCCGTCATCGGCTCGGGCAGCGGCATCCCGCTCAAGATTGACTCGGGCGGCAAGGTGCGCACCAGCCGCGCCAGCACGATGGACTACTTCATCGCCACCACCGACACCTTCGGCGGCAACTCCGGCTCGGCCGTCTACGACATGACGGACCACACCATCGCCGGCATCCTCGTCCGCGGCGCCACGGACTACGTCTACCAGGGGAGCTGCCGCGTCGTGAACGTGTGCGCGGAGACCGGCTGCAGCGGCGAGGACATCACCTACGTCAACCCGGCCGTCGACGAGTTCTGCGCCAGCCACAGCAGCGTCCGGCTGTGCGACAGCACGCCGCCGCCGCAGACGTCCTTCGACTTCACGGCCAGCGACACCGCCAACGCCACCGTGAACACCACCCGCCACACGGTGGAGCTCACGGCCGGTCAGAGCCTCACCGTGGGCACCTGCGGCGTGACGGGCGCCAGCGCCACCGGCGACACCTGGCTGCGCGTCAACGGCCCCAGCGGCACGGAAATCGCCTCCAGCGATGACGGCTGCGCCGAGGGCCGGGGCTCCTATGTCACCCTCACCGCCGGGGCCGCCGGGGCGTACGAAATCATCGCGGGTTGCTTCAGCGACACCGCCTGCAGCGGCACGGTGGCGTGGAGCATCGGCACGGCGACCCCGCCGGCCTCCTCCGGCACCTTCAGCTACAGCTCGGTCAACTCCAACAGCGCGCGGCAGAACACCACCAACGAGGACGTCACCCTCACCGCGGGCCAGCGCATCGCCTTTGGCACCTGCAACGTGGCGGGCGCCTCCGGCACGGGTGACTCGTTCCTCCGCCTGTACAACGCCGCCGGCGCGCAGGTGAAGTTCAACGACGACGGCGCCGGCTGCGGCAGCCTGTCCCACGCGACCTACACGGTGCCGGCGAACGCGGGCGGCACGTACCAGCTTCGCGCGGGCTGCTACGGCAACACGAGCTGCAGCGGCACGGTGGGCTGGAGCATCCAGTAG
- the serA gene encoding phosphoglycerate dehydrogenase translates to MSTPQFPPSPTRAISSEGPFRALLLENIHPSAGEMLAAEGFQVERVSSALKPDELAERLKGVHLLGIRSKTTVPLAALAHAEDLLAIGAFCIGTNQVDLTSANTHGIPVFNAPFSNTRSVAEMVIAEIIVLTRQLFDRSREVHAGQWRKVATGSHEVRGKTLGIIGYGHIGSQLGIIAEALGMRVLYFDVMTKLPLGNAQPSVTLEELLGASDFVTLHVPALPTTHMMMGAEQIAQMKKGACLINASRGTVVDIDALARALQSKHLGGAAVDVYPEEPESNSDGFVTALQGLPNVVLTPHIGGSTEEAQASIGKEVATSLLKYFKAGASTGAVNFPHIEAPLIPGTHRILNVHRNIPGVLRDINRIVSDLNANIHAQVLSTDANIGYLLMDLDQDVSTPVCEAIAGLQTDIKTRILS, encoded by the coding sequence ATGAGCACTCCCCAGTTCCCGCCCTCTCCGACGCGCGCCATCAGCAGTGAAGGCCCCTTCCGAGCCCTGCTGCTGGAGAACATCCACCCGTCCGCGGGGGAGATGCTGGCCGCCGAGGGCTTCCAGGTGGAGCGCGTCTCCTCCGCCCTCAAGCCGGACGAGCTGGCGGAGCGGTTGAAGGGCGTGCACCTGCTGGGCATCCGCAGCAAGACGACGGTGCCGCTGGCCGCGCTGGCGCACGCGGAGGACCTGCTCGCCATTGGCGCCTTCTGCATCGGCACCAACCAGGTGGACCTGACGTCCGCCAACACGCACGGCATCCCCGTCTTCAACGCGCCCTTCAGCAACACGCGCAGCGTGGCGGAGATGGTCATCGCGGAAATCATCGTCCTGACGCGGCAGCTCTTCGACCGCAGCCGGGAGGTCCACGCGGGCCAGTGGCGCAAGGTGGCCACCGGCAGCCATGAGGTGCGCGGCAAGACGCTGGGCATCATCGGCTACGGCCACATCGGCTCGCAGCTCGGCATCATCGCCGAGGCGCTGGGCATGCGCGTGCTCTACTTCGACGTGATGACCAAGCTGCCGCTGGGCAACGCGCAGCCGTCCGTCACCCTGGAGGAGCTGCTCGGCGCGTCCGACTTCGTCACCCTGCACGTGCCCGCGCTGCCCACCACGCACATGATGATGGGCGCCGAGCAGATCGCGCAGATGAAGAAGGGCGCGTGCCTCATCAACGCCAGCCGCGGCACGGTGGTGGACATCGACGCGCTGGCCCGCGCGCTCCAGTCCAAGCACCTGGGCGGCGCCGCGGTGGACGTCTACCCGGAGGAGCCGGAGAGCAACTCGGACGGCTTCGTCACCGCGCTCCAGGGCCTGCCCAACGTGGTGCTCACGCCGCACATCGGCGGGTCCACGGAGGAGGCCCAGGCCTCCATCGGCAAGGAGGTGGCCACCAGCCTGCTGAAGTACTTCAAGGCGGGCGCCAGCACGGGCGCGGTGAACTTCCCGCACATCGAGGCGCCGCTCATCCCCGGCACGCACCGCATCCTCAACGTGCACCGCAACATCCCGGGCGTGCTGCGCGACATCAACCGCATCGTCTCCGACCTCAACGCCAACATCCACGCCCAGGTGCTCAGCACGGACGCCAACATCGGCTACCTGCTGATGGACCTGGACCAGGACGTCTCCACCCCGGTGTGCGAGGCCATCGCCGGGCTGCAGACGGACATCAAGACGCGCATCCTGTCCTGA